TTCTCGGAAATCTGAATTCGGCCTCCTGTGTGCATAACCCTCCACAGCCAGTCGAAGTCACCGAGCATTCTTGGTTTTATTCCGTCGAGTGCGTTGTGTCCCACGATCATCAGAATGCCGAAGATGGTCGAGATGGAGATCGGGAAAAAGACAAGTCCCGAAAGAATGATCATGGACCACCCGATTGCCCAGAGGACTTGTGCAACGGCGTAGGAATAGTCGAAACTGAATTGCCACCCCATGCGCATCACAGTCAGTTCAAGAATGATAAGCCATACGCCGCGTGAGAAGAGAAACCAGGCAAGCTCGCGTTGTGAATGGCCCCGCGTGCGGTAGAGGAAAGCCCCCGTACCTGCAAGGAACACAAACACCGGTGCGCACACGTGTGTGAGCCACCGTGTGAAGAAATGTGCCAATGTCGTGTCGTCAAAGTTCTCCGGATTGAATCTTGCGGCTGTGAAGAAATGCCGCGTATGATCGAGAGCCATAATGACCATGACCATGCCTCGCAACAAGTCTACCGAATCGAGGCGGGGCATCACGCCGGCGGCAGAGTTGGTCGTCGGTATATCAGCCGATGTAGATTGTGCCACAGGTTCATCCGTGATGATTCGGATTCTTGTTCAGAATTGCTTTCAACTACTTCTGTTCATGCTTTGTGACCATCGCTTTCAGTTGTTGCAGCGTGAGATCAGTCTTGTGATATACTCTTGCGTGTCTCTTCATGAGAATGCGTAATTCCTTCGCGCTGCGGCTCTTTGCCCACAAACCGCAACCGGGCTGCGGGCACGCAATTGATTTCATGGAGGGAGGGGCTTTGGGTTTCTTCGAGTCTTTGCCCTGATCCTTATTGACCGGCGCCTTCGGGTTTGTCGTAGCGGATGTTTTTGACTCCTTCTTTACGTCCTTTTTTGCTTCCTGTGAGAAGCCCGTAATCGAAAGTGTGATGAAGACAAAAAGGACGAGCAAGCATGCAGCAGTCCTACGTAGCATAAGACTCTCCTTGACTGTTGTGAGAAACGTGAACACATGCCGTGAGGCGATACCTGGAACAACTGGAGCACAAACCGTAGCGGTGAGATTCATGATACGCGGAAAAGCCGCTCGTCGACACCTGCTTGAGTAGTTGTGGTATCAGAGAACGGCTTACTGCTCTAAGATATGGTCTGAGGAATCAATAATCAACGTGCCGGCGGGTCTATCTTCTGTCACAGAATCTGCTACCTTTATTCAGAATGTACGTAGCATGAATAAGAGGTTTTCGCGTAATGGTAAAGGGAATTATCTTCGATTACGGAAATGTAATTGCCAGGTTCGACCACATGATCTTCTTCAGGCGCCTGTTACCCCACACTGCATTGACGAGTGAGGACATTCTCGCAGAAGCCAAGCGGGCATCGCATTTGATTATTGATTATGAAACCGGACGCATAACCTCAGACGAGTTCAGCGCGCAAGTAACGGCGCGCCTGAAACTCTCCATGCCAATGCCGCAGTTCAAGGAATCGTTCGTGAGGATATTTGAACGAAACCCTGCAACGTTGCAGCTTATCCGCAGCCTGAAGCCGCATTTCAAGTTGGGCCTTCTCTCCAACACGAACACGTGGCATTTTGAAACAGAGATGCAGACTCTGGAAGAGTTTCCGCTTTTCGATGCGGTCACTCTCTCGTTTGAAGTCGGTGCCATGAAGCCGGCCGAAATACTGTATCGGGATATTCTCGCAAAGCTGGATATGAGGCCGTACGATTGCGTCTATATCGACGACATGGCCGAGTATGTTGAATCCGCCGCTGCTTTGGGATTCAACGCGATTCAGTATACATCACACGCAACACTTGTCGATGCCCTCAAGACATTGGGTGTTTCCGTATAGCTTTTCCCGGCTTTGGAATACTGGGACATTTTTCCTATGTTGGTTCCGGTCTTACTTCACGCAAAGCGCAGCATGAACAACGAAATTCTCGCCCAAGCCGAAGCGTACGTCTCCACTCTTTGTCAGCAGAAATTGCCCGCTTGGGCAGTGTATCACAATCTTCTTCATACACAACAAATCGTTCGTGCAGCCGAAGAACTTGCCGAAGGCTGCAAGCTCAGTAAATCCGATACCGAGACTGTTCTTCTCTCCGCTTGGTTTCACGATGCAGGCTATGTTGATGCTATTGAGGGACATGAGGGAAAGAGCGTCGAGATTGCAACGAAGTTTTTGGATGAGAAGAACTATCCTGCCGAGAAGATCGAAATCGTGGCGAACTGCATTCGCGCCACGAAAATTCCCCAATCTCCGAAGACGCTACTCGAAGAGATTGTATGCGACGCGGATATGTCGCATCTGGGCAAGAAGCGGTTTTTCGAGCGGAGTGATTTGTTGAGAATGGAAATGGAGTTACGCACGGGAACGATGTTCACGGATCTTGAATGGATACAGCGAAACGTGGACTTTGCATCCGCCGGGAGATTCTTCACGCAGTACGCCCGCAGAGAGTGGGAGGGAAGGCGGCAAAAGAATCTTGTTACGCTTCAGGAAATGTTCCGGTCGCTGCAGGCACAAGCGGTGGAAACGGCCGCAAATATCCGGGAGAAGAAGAACAGGGCTGCGGCAAAACAGGAGAAAGAGCAACGCCCCGAACGCGGCATCGAAACCATGTTTCGCGTTGTCCCCAAGAACCATCTCGACCTGACTGCGCTTGCCGACCACAAGGCAAGTATTCTGATCGGGACAACCGGTACCATTATGGCAATTGTGTTCAGCGTACTGGTAAGCAAACTCGACACGCATCCCCATCTTGTTTGGCCGACGATTATCCTGCTCGCCGTGTGTTTGGTAACCATGATATTCTCCATTCTTGCTACACGCCCGATAGTAACAACCGGGACGTTTACACGTGAAGATATCAATCAACGCAAAGTGAATCTGTTGTTCTTCGGCAACTTTCACCGATCCTCGCTCGAGGATTTCGATTGGGGGATGAGGGAAATGATGATCGATCGGGACTACCTGTACGGCAGCATGATCAAGGATTTGTATTTTCTCGGCAGAGTTTTGGGCGTCAAGTACCGCTATCTGCGAATAGCATATACTGTGTTCATGTGGGGCCTCATCGTTTCCGTTATTGCGTACACCGTGGCAATGGTCAGTGTGCCGCCCCCGCTTCCGTTTCCTGCGCAATAGCTTCTTCTTCGTGTGAACATTTCCCTCCTTGCGCTTATTCTTGTTTTTCTCCTTATCGCCATCCGGCAAGTCGGCAATATCCGCGTTCAAATCTGGCAGGCGATGTTGCTCGGCGCCGCCATTGTCGTTCTCACCGGCCAAATTTCTCCTCCGGGCTCGCTCAAAGCAATCAATATTGATGTGATGTTGTTCCTGTTCGGGATGTTTGTGATCGGGCAGGGACTGGAGGAAAGCGGCTATCTCTCTCGTCTTTCGTACAGATATTTCAAGCGGGCGAAATCGAGGGATGCGCTGCTGGTGATGATCCTGTTTGGTGCGGGCATTTCCTCCGCGCTTGTGATGAACGATACGCTCGCTATTATCGGCACGCCGGTCGTATTGGTGCTGTCGAGAAAACATCAAATGTCGCCGAAGCTGTTCTTGTTGGCATTGGCGTTTGGCGTTACCATCGGCAGCGTGATGAGCCCGATCGGCAACCCGCAGAATCTATTGATTGCATTGAACGGAAATATCCCGAACCCGTTCGTGACGTTCCTGCGTTGGCTTCTTGTTCCGACTGTTCTCAATCTGTACCTGACATATCTCATCTTGAAAAAATTCTATCCGGATGATTTCCATGATGCGGAACTTGTACATTCACAAGAACCCATCAGGAATCATGAACTTGCCCACCTTTCACGCATTTCACTCCAGATTGTACTTCTTCTGGTTGTCGTGAAGATAGCCACGGCGGTTATTGCGTATCCAATCAATCTTCATCTCACGCATATTGCCCTGGCGGGATGTCTTCCCATTCTTGTTGGAAGCAGGAAGCGATGGCACATCATCAAACACATCGATTGGCATACGCTCGTGTTCTTTGCGGCGATGTTTGTACTGATGGAAAGCGCTTGGCGAAGCGGCTTCTTCCAATTCGTGATTCGGGAGATGCATGTCAACATTGCTTCGTTGGAGATGATTCTGGCGATAAGTGTAGTGCTCAGCCAGTTCGTCAGCAACGTGCCGCTTGTTGCGTTATATCAGCCGATGCTGACGCATGCAGGCGCCGGTCTTCCGGAACTCATGGCACTCGCAGCGGCGAGCACGATTGCGGGTAATCTCTTCATCCTGGGGGCAGCCAGCAACATCATCGTCATTCAGAATGCGGAGCGGAGGTCGAAAGAAACAATCACCTTCTGGGAGTTCACTCGAATCGGCATTCCGCTTACAGCGGTTAACATGCTCGTCTATTGGGCGTGGCTCCGATTCGTGTAATCACCGAAATGCCTTGACCTGCACCTTACTCTTCCGTAGCTTCTCTTTGAACAACGGAGATCAGCCCAATGAGAATGTTGGTTGCGTTTCTTGTTGCAGTTCTGCTTCTGTCGGACCCGTTTGAAGCAGCGCGGGAGAAAATGGTGCGGACGCAGATTGCCGCACGTGATGTTGCCGATTCTGCGACTCTGCGCGCCATGCGAACGGTTCAACGTCACCTCTTTGTCCCCGAAACCCGGCGCGATGCGGCGTACGACGACAGACCTCTTCCGATCGGCTACGGCCAGACGATCTCCCAGCCGTATATCGTCGCGTATATGACGGAGTTGGTGAAACCGCGACGCGGTCACCGCGTTCTCGAAATCGGCACCGGCTCCGGCTACCAGGCGGCTGTTCTTGCCGAAATAGTTGACAGCGTGTTCACGATCGAGATTATCACCGAACTGGCAAAACCCGCCGCCGATCTGCTGAAGAACCTGAATTACAATAATGTCGTCGTTAAAAACGCCGACGGCTATTATGGCTGGAAGGAGAAGGGACCCTTCGACGCTATCGTCGTAACCGCGGCTGCCGAACATATCCCGCCTCCTCTTGTTGAACAACTGAAGGAGGGCGGGAAGATGATCATTCCCGTCGGGACCCCTTTTTTCGTGCAGACACTTACGCTTGTTGAGAAGAAGGGAAAGGAAGTGTCAACGAAAAGCCTCATCCCTGTTCGCTTCGTTC
The genomic region above belongs to Bacteroidota bacterium and contains:
- a CDS encoding HAD family phosphatase, which codes for MVKGIIFDYGNVIARFDHMIFFRRLLPHTALTSEDILAEAKRASHLIIDYETGRITSDEFSAQVTARLKLSMPMPQFKESFVRIFERNPATLQLIRSLKPHFKLGLLSNTNTWHFETEMQTLEEFPLFDAVTLSFEVGAMKPAEILYRDILAKLDMRPYDCVYIDDMAEYVESAAALGFNAIQYTSHATLVDALKTLGVSV
- a CDS encoding HD domain-containing protein, with the translated sequence MNNEILAQAEAYVSTLCQQKLPAWAVYHNLLHTQQIVRAAEELAEGCKLSKSDTETVLLSAWFHDAGYVDAIEGHEGKSVEIATKFLDEKNYPAEKIEIVANCIRATKIPQSPKTLLEEIVCDADMSHLGKKRFFERSDLLRMEMELRTGTMFTDLEWIQRNVDFASAGRFFTQYARREWEGRRQKNLVTLQEMFRSLQAQAVETAANIREKKNRAAAKQEKEQRPERGIETMFRVVPKNHLDLTALADHKASILIGTTGTIMAIVFSVLVSKLDTHPHLVWPTIILLAVCLVTMIFSILATRPIVTTGTFTREDINQRKVNLLFFGNFHRSSLEDFDWGMREMMIDRDYLYGSMIKDLYFLGRVLGVKYRYLRIAYTVFMWGLIVSVIAYTVAMVSVPPPLPFPAQ
- a CDS encoding anion transporter — its product is MNISLLALILVFLLIAIRQVGNIRVQIWQAMLLGAAIVVLTGQISPPGSLKAINIDVMLFLFGMFVIGQGLEESGYLSRLSYRYFKRAKSRDALLVMILFGAGISSALVMNDTLAIIGTPVVLVLSRKHQMSPKLFLLALAFGVTIGSVMSPIGNPQNLLIALNGNIPNPFVTFLRWLLVPTVLNLYLTYLILKKFYPDDFHDAELVHSQEPIRNHELAHLSRISLQIVLLLVVVKIATAVIAYPINLHLTHIALAGCLPILVGSRKRWHIIKHIDWHTLVFFAAMFVLMESAWRSGFFQFVIREMHVNIASLEMILAISVVLSQFVSNVPLVALYQPMLTHAGAGLPELMALAAASTIAGNLFILGAASNIIVIQNAERRSKETITFWEFTRIGIPLTAVNMLVYWAWLRFV
- a CDS encoding protein-L-isoaspartate(D-aspartate) O-methyltransferase, encoding MRMLVAFLVAVLLLSDPFEAAREKMVRTQIAARDVADSATLRAMRTVQRHLFVPETRRDAAYDDRPLPIGYGQTISQPYIVAYMTELVKPRRGHRVLEIGTGSGYQAAVLAEIVDSVFTIEIITELAKPAADLLKNLNYNNVVVKNADGYYGWKEKGPFDAIVVTAAAEHIPPPLVEQLKEGGKMIIPVGTPFFVQTLTLVEKKGKEVSTKSLIPVRFVPLTRGQ